In one window of Nocardioides panacisoli DNA:
- a CDS encoding TIGR03089 family protein, with protein sequence MSTTFTEILARRLRSDPAQPLVTFYDHTSDERVELSVATYANWVAKAASLLVDELDLERGDRIRIDLPPHWLSTVFLGAAWTAGLVVTDEDDPDAVVCGPAGLATWAPQAAERVVLACALLPLGVRFPEQVPAGVHDVGVEIWSQPDAFTPWDPPEPDDAALARAGIRLTQADLGTGPAAAEPVVPVGGRLLTTANPATEPAVFTDPLRQEGSVVLVAQADRDRLEATYAAERATVRFPA encoded by the coding sequence GTGAGCACCACCTTCACCGAGATCCTCGCCCGCCGCCTGCGGTCGGACCCCGCACAGCCGCTGGTCACCTTCTATGACCACACCAGTGACGAGCGCGTCGAACTGTCCGTGGCGACCTACGCCAACTGGGTCGCCAAGGCCGCCTCGTTGCTGGTGGACGAGCTCGACCTCGAGCGGGGCGACCGGATCCGCATCGACCTGCCTCCCCACTGGCTCAGCACGGTCTTCCTGGGCGCGGCCTGGACCGCCGGCCTCGTCGTGACCGACGAGGACGACCCCGACGCCGTGGTGTGCGGCCCCGCCGGGTTGGCGACGTGGGCGCCGCAGGCAGCGGAGCGCGTCGTGCTGGCGTGCGCGCTGCTGCCCCTGGGCGTGCGGTTCCCCGAGCAGGTGCCGGCGGGCGTCCACGACGTCGGGGTGGAGATCTGGTCCCAGCCCGACGCCTTCACCCCGTGGGACCCGCCGGAGCCCGACGACGCCGCACTCGCGCGGGCCGGGATCCGGCTCACCCAGGCGGACCTGGGAACGGGACCGGCGGCCGCCGAGCCGGTCGTCCCGGTCGGCGGCCGCCTGCTCACCACCGCGAACCCGGCCACGGAGCCCGCGGTGTTCACCGACCCGCTCCGCCAGGAGGGGTCGGTCGTCCTGGTCGCTCAGGCCGACCGGGACCGGCTCGAGGCGACGTACGCCGCCGAGCGGGCCACCGTTCGCTTCCCCGCCTGA
- a CDS encoding ABC transporter permease, with the protein MSEAAEPAEPARERRDLSTIPLTPPTAGKGLAAVFRERYLLRLLVRREISARYRGSFLGLMWSYINPAAQFFIYFVVIGIIINLRDLPWYGIHLFAGLVVVGFFTETFGAGTRSIVRNGSIVNRMPVPREMFPVATMLTSLYHMGPQLVILLVACLAVGWVPDPIGLLALLLAITMIVLLGTASALMFSVANVYLRDFGNIVNVMQLFVRFSVPMIYPYSMVEDRFDFEVFGHPGSDFYLWNPLANAVLLVQRAFWTGTAPEENLAETELPSYLLERGLLFIALSAILLVIAQLIFTRLEQRIPERL; encoded by the coding sequence ATGAGTGAGGCGGCCGAACCCGCCGAACCCGCCCGGGAGCGGCGCGACCTCTCCACCATCCCGCTGACGCCGCCGACGGCGGGGAAGGGGCTGGCCGCGGTCTTCCGGGAGCGCTACCTGCTCCGCCTGCTGGTGCGTCGCGAGATCAGCGCGCGCTACCGCGGGTCGTTCCTCGGGTTGATGTGGTCCTACATCAACCCGGCGGCGCAGTTCTTCATCTACTTCGTCGTCATCGGCATCATCATCAACCTGCGCGACCTGCCGTGGTACGGCATCCACCTCTTCGCCGGGTTGGTCGTGGTGGGCTTCTTCACCGAGACCTTCGGTGCCGGCACCCGGTCGATCGTGCGCAACGGCTCGATCGTCAACCGGATGCCGGTGCCACGGGAGATGTTCCCGGTCGCCACGATGCTGACCTCGCTCTACCACATGGGCCCGCAGCTGGTGATCCTGCTCGTGGCCTGCCTGGCGGTCGGATGGGTACCGGACCCGATCGGCCTGCTGGCCCTGCTGCTGGCGATCACCATGATCGTGCTGCTCGGGACCGCGTCCGCGCTGATGTTCTCGGTGGCCAACGTCTACCTGCGCGACTTCGGCAACATCGTCAACGTCATGCAGCTCTTCGTGCGCTTCAGCGTCCCGATGATCTACCCCTACAGCATGGTGGAGGACCGCTTCGACTTCGAGGTCTTCGGCCATCCGGGCTCGGACTTCTACCTGTGGAACCCGCTCGCGAACGCGGTCCTGCTGGTGCAACGGGCCTTCTGGACCGGCACCGCACCCGAGGAGAACCTGGCCGAGACCGAGCTGCCGTCCTACCTCCTCGAGCGCGGCCTGCTCTTCATCGCCCTCAGCGCCATCCTGCTGGTCATCGCCCAGCTGATCTTCACCCGACTCGAACAACGCATCCCGGAGCGGCTCTAG
- a CDS encoding ABC transporter ATP-binding protein encodes MVTTIQLENATKTFTQQYHRTFKDVTVALARRQKIAETFPAVDDVSFTVEEGESIGLMGLNGSGKSTLLKMISGVMRPDSGEVLTRGTIAGLIATGAGFHPQLSGRENLILNAAILGMSEAETQRKFDEIVEFSGLEHRLDTEVGHYSSGQKARLGFSVAIHVDSDIFLADEALAVGDKPFKKKCLAKMNEVRAEGRTMFYVTHAAGQVRKMCDRVLVLEEGRLAFDGEVEEGIAYLHYDGDEDVTDEETGDDI; translated from the coding sequence ATGGTCACCACGATCCAGCTCGAGAACGCGACCAAGACGTTCACGCAGCAGTACCACCGCACGTTCAAGGACGTCACGGTGGCGCTGGCGCGCCGCCAGAAGATCGCCGAGACCTTCCCGGCCGTGGACGACGTCTCCTTCACCGTCGAGGAGGGGGAGTCGATCGGGCTGATGGGCCTCAACGGCTCTGGCAAGTCGACGCTGCTGAAGATGATCAGCGGCGTGATGCGGCCCGACTCCGGCGAGGTGCTCACCCGGGGGACCATCGCGGGCCTGATCGCCACCGGTGCGGGCTTCCACCCCCAGCTCTCTGGCCGCGAGAACCTGATCCTCAACGCCGCCATCCTCGGCATGAGCGAGGCCGAGACGCAGCGCAAGTTCGACGAGATCGTGGAGTTCTCCGGCCTCGAGCACCGGCTGGACACCGAGGTCGGGCACTACTCGTCCGGGCAGAAGGCGCGGCTCGGGTTCTCGGTGGCGATCCACGTCGACTCCGACATCTTCCTGGCCGACGAGGCGCTCGCGGTGGGGGACAAGCCCTTCAAGAAGAAGTGCCTGGCGAAGATGAACGAGGTTCGCGCCGAGGGTCGCACGATGTTCTACGTCACCCACGCCGCCGGGCAGGTGCGCAAGATGTGTGACCGGGTCCTGGTCCTCGAGGAGGGCCGACTCGCCTTCGACGGCGAGGTCGAGGAGGGCATCGCCTACCTCCACTACGACGGCGACGAGGACGTCACCGACGAGGAGACGGGCGACGACATCTGA
- a CDS encoding mannose-1-phosphate guanylyltransferase → MHIDGFWAVVPAGGAGTRLWPLSRSGSPKFLHDLTGRGRTLLEQTRERLAPLAEDRVLVVTGERHRAAVRAQLPDLSAEAVLAEPSPRDSMAAIGLAAAHLERQAREHDQDLVLGSFAADHVITEPDIFQDAVRRAAAAAREGWLVTIGIEPTFPSPAFGYLQQGEPLPGGAGAHRVRQFVEKPSVPVAEEYVASGEYRWNAGMFVARPQVLLDLLAEQDPDFAATLRAIAAEPDRLGELWPRLPRIAIDHAVAEPAAAAGRVATVPGDFGWEDVGDFDALGSLLGDQDRVQVLGDGDAVLARDASGVVVPASGRTIALIGLDDVVVVDTPDALLVTTRERAQDVKQVVAALKERGRDDLT, encoded by the coding sequence ATGCACATCGATGGCTTCTGGGCGGTCGTGCCGGCGGGGGGCGCAGGCACGCGCCTGTGGCCGTTGTCGCGATCGGGCTCCCCCAAGTTCCTGCACGACCTCACCGGCCGGGGCAGGACCCTGCTGGAACAGACCCGGGAGCGCCTCGCGCCCCTCGCCGAGGACCGGGTGCTGGTCGTGACCGGCGAGCGCCACCGGGCGGCGGTGCGCGCGCAGCTGCCCGACCTGTCCGCCGAGGCCGTGCTGGCCGAACCCTCCCCGCGGGACTCCATGGCCGCGATCGGACTGGCGGCCGCGCACCTGGAGCGGCAGGCCCGTGAGCACGACCAGGACCTCGTCCTGGGGTCCTTCGCCGCCGACCACGTCATCACCGAGCCGGACATCTTCCAGGACGCCGTACGTCGCGCCGCCGCGGCCGCGCGGGAGGGCTGGCTGGTGACGATCGGCATCGAGCCCACCTTCCCCAGCCCGGCCTTCGGCTACCTCCAGCAGGGGGAGCCGCTGCCGGGCGGCGCCGGTGCCCACCGGGTCCGGCAGTTCGTGGAGAAGCCGTCGGTGCCGGTGGCCGAGGAGTACGTCGCCTCGGGGGAGTACCGCTGGAACGCGGGCATGTTCGTGGCTCGTCCGCAGGTCCTCCTCGACCTGCTCGCCGAGCAGGACCCGGACTTCGCCGCGACGCTGCGGGCCATCGCCGCCGAGCCCGACCGGCTCGGTGAGCTCTGGCCGCGGCTGCCGCGGATCGCGATCGACCACGCGGTGGCCGAGCCGGCCGCCGCGGCGGGGCGGGTCGCGACGGTGCCGGGCGACTTCGGTTGGGAGGACGTCGGTGACTTCGACGCCCTCGGCTCGCTGCTGGGGGACCAGGACCGGGTGCAGGTCCTCGGGGACGGCGACGCCGTCCTCGCACGCGACGCCAGCGGTGTCGTCGTACCCGCGTCGGGGCGCACCATCGCACTCATCGGGCTCGACGACGTGGTCGTGGTCGACACCCCCGACGCCCTGCTGGTGACCACGCGCGAACGCGCGCAGGACGTCAAGCAGGTGGTGGCCGCGCTGAAGGAGCGCGGCCGCGACGACCTCACCTGA
- a CDS encoding glycosyltransferase — protein sequence MSTRLLQRQILPLDRDLDVVPLYVDVEDAVLDADKYSVGGSRAAKELNHAAMRQSTTTGRQFHPDQIESRTALRVPAQEHLSLGTYFNAFPASYWRRHTIVDAVTLTITVRGRGASVVVHKSMAAGHSQRVGSAETGEDDGGTFTFDLTLKPFVDGGWYWYDVLAGDEDVVVESAEWTAEVPEDRLAHGTVDVAITTMNRPDFCAKLLGQIAEDEGLRPYLDTVFVMEQGTDKVVDSTHFDAARDALGDTLQVLEQGNLGGSGGYARGQLESLRKGTATYALMMDDDVVCEPEGIIRAVTFGDLAKRPSIVGGHMFNIYSRSRLHSFGEVVKSWRFWWQSAPGVLQDWDFGARNLRSTRWLHRRIDVDYNGWFMCLIPRQVIAEIGLSLPLFLKWDDSEYGLRAREAGYPTVTFPGAAVWHVPWTDKNDAVDWQSYFHHRNRLVAALLHSPYPRGGRMVRESMYHQIMHLVSMQYSTAELRLRAMEEVLAGPEGLHDTLPTKLGEVREFVKQFPDAQLATEREAFPPVRRRKPSRKDETDVPSRSAQLVSAALMPLRQVRKPRPLSREYPEAEVAAMDAKWYRLGRFDSAVVSMNDGTSAAMYQRRPEQFRELMRRSTELHQQLLREWPRLAAEYRAQLSDVTSPEAWERTLAPWLPGGGADE from the coding sequence GTGAGCACCCGACTGCTGCAGCGGCAGATCCTGCCGCTCGACCGTGACCTGGACGTCGTCCCGCTCTACGTCGACGTCGAGGATGCCGTCCTCGACGCCGACAAGTACTCCGTGGGCGGCAGCCGTGCCGCGAAGGAGCTCAACCACGCGGCGATGCGCCAGTCGACCACGACCGGACGCCAGTTCCACCCCGACCAGATCGAGTCCCGCACGGCGCTGCGGGTGCCGGCCCAGGAGCACCTGAGCCTCGGCACCTACTTCAACGCCTTCCCCGCCTCCTACTGGCGCCGCCACACCATCGTCGACGCGGTCACGCTGACCATCACGGTGCGCGGCCGGGGCGCCAGCGTGGTGGTGCACAAGTCGATGGCCGCGGGCCACTCCCAGCGGGTGGGGTCGGCCGAGACCGGCGAGGACGACGGCGGCACCTTCACCTTCGACCTCACGCTCAAGCCGTTCGTGGACGGCGGCTGGTACTGGTACGACGTCCTGGCCGGTGACGAGGACGTGGTCGTCGAGTCGGCCGAGTGGACCGCCGAGGTCCCCGAGGACCGGCTCGCCCACGGCACCGTCGACGTGGCGATCACGACGATGAACCGGCCCGACTTCTGCGCCAAGCTGCTGGGCCAGATCGCCGAGGACGAGGGCCTGCGGCCCTACCTGGACACCGTCTTCGTGATGGAGCAGGGCACCGACAAGGTCGTCGACTCCACCCACTTCGACGCCGCCCGCGACGCCCTCGGCGACACGCTGCAGGTCCTCGAGCAGGGCAACCTCGGCGGGTCGGGCGGCTACGCCCGCGGGCAGCTGGAGTCGCTGCGCAAGGGGACGGCGACGTACGCGTTGATGATGGACGACGACGTCGTCTGCGAGCCCGAGGGCATCATCCGCGCGGTGACGTTCGGCGACCTGGCCAAGCGGCCCAGCATCGTCGGCGGCCACATGTTCAACATCTACAGCCGGTCGCGCCTGCACAGCTTCGGCGAGGTCGTGAAGTCCTGGCGGTTCTGGTGGCAGTCCGCGCCCGGCGTGCTGCAGGACTGGGACTTCGGGGCCCGCAACCTGCGCTCGACGCGGTGGCTGCACCGTCGCATCGACGTGGACTACAACGGCTGGTTCATGTGCCTGATCCCGCGGCAGGTCATCGCCGAGATCGGCCTCTCGCTGCCGCTGTTCCTCAAGTGGGACGACTCCGAGTACGGACTGCGGGCCCGCGAGGCCGGCTACCCGACGGTGACGTTCCCCGGCGCCGCGGTCTGGCACGTGCCGTGGACGGACAAGAACGACGCCGTGGACTGGCAGTCCTACTTCCACCACCGCAACCGGCTCGTCGCGGCACTGCTGCACTCGCCGTACCCGCGCGGTGGCCGCATGGTCCGCGAGAGCATGTACCACCAGATCATGCACCTGGTCTCGATGCAGTACTCCACCGCCGAGCTGCGGCTGCGCGCGATGGAGGAGGTGCTGGCGGGCCCCGAGGGCCTCCACGACACCCTGCCGACCAAGCTGGGCGAGGTGCGCGAGTTCGTCAAGCAGTTCCCCGATGCGCAGCTCGCCACCGAGCGGGAGGCCTTCCCGCCGGTGCGGCGGCGCAAGCCGAGCCGCAAGGACGAGACCGACGTGCCGAGCCGGTCCGCGCAGCTGGTGAGCGCGGCGCTGATGCCGCTGCGCCAGGTGCGCAAGCCCCGGCCGCTGTCGCGGGAGTACCCCGAGGCGGAGGTCGCGGCCATGGATGCCAAGTGGTACCGCCTGGGCCGCTTCGACTCCGCGGTGGTCTCGATGAACGACGGCACCTCGGCGGCGATGTACCAGCGCCGTCCCGAGCAGTTCCGCGAACTCATGCGGCGCAGCACCGAGCTGCACCAGCAGCTGCTCCGGGAGTGGCCGCGCCTGGCGGCGGAGTACCGGGCCCAGCTCTCCGACGTCACCTCGCCGGAGGCGTGGGAGCGCACCCTGGCGCCGTGGTTGCCGGGCGGCGGTGCCGATGAGTGA
- a CDS encoding N-acetylmuramoyl-L-alanine amidase has product MDSHSGDAPLTEDHHGRTRFVTLCQQLLVLAVVATVLTPAARTISLDVRPSGPDSAATADAGLQQTGGTSEVPAGEVESTVEEVPLTAPAGVRGRTALRADVSRVKGVQRVESKPMSATGYATIGVTWDGKADLHEEDASFQVRSRVDGEWSAWSEVPFHDEHGPDPDSAEGAGTRPGTEPVVVGDVDDVQVRVDAKGSAPEDLKVAVIDPGTEKKTVDQAPSIDTARTAATTDDSQGEGDAGEEGDTDTDAVELAAATTAKPKIFSRRQWGANEELRDRGSLSYYEVHGGFVHHTVNSNNYKANQVDDIIRSIYAYHTRSRGWSDIGYNFLVDKFGRIWEGRAGGVDRPVVGAHTLGYNSHSFAGSAIGNFESGRPSGKMIDAFARLFAWKLSLHGVNAKTNKVWIAGDRFQAISGHRDAGSTACPGRYLYAQLDQIRNKARSYQSGWGGRNLDSDLAGGGAPDLVMMRKSDGQGMVLPLHRTKTRYYAGSPINTGVSFSNARDVLKVGDWDGDGHGDLIIRRKSDDKLYLHRGNGKGKFSGATVIAGGFQRIGKLAAVGDFDGDGRPDLIGKPWGAGKVNLYRGNGMNGVHSGYRIYRAVSGSPVPIGRWNRGGAPDVLLRNGSSLTAYLGNGPGGYVARRNVNFDPSRYNAFVGVHNFGKGPHSDVIAREKGTHELYFIPASYSGSFKSRIQLGKKLADYRKIS; this is encoded by the coding sequence ATGGACAGCCACTCGGGCGACGCCCCCCTGACCGAAGACCACCACGGCCGCACCCGGTTCGTGACCCTGTGCCAGCAGCTGCTGGTGCTCGCCGTGGTCGCCACCGTCCTGACCCCCGCCGCGCGCACGATCTCCCTCGACGTGCGCCCCAGCGGCCCTGACAGCGCCGCGACCGCCGACGCCGGCCTGCAGCAGACCGGCGGCACCTCCGAGGTCCCCGCCGGCGAGGTGGAGTCCACGGTGGAGGAGGTCCCGCTGACCGCGCCCGCCGGCGTACGCGGTCGGACCGCGCTGCGGGCCGACGTCTCCCGGGTCAAGGGCGTCCAGCGGGTCGAGAGCAAGCCCATGTCGGCCACGGGCTACGCCACCATCGGCGTCACCTGGGACGGCAAGGCCGACCTCCACGAGGAGGACGCCAGCTTCCAGGTCCGCAGCCGTGTCGACGGCGAGTGGTCGGCGTGGAGCGAGGTGCCCTTCCACGACGAGCACGGCCCCGACCCTGACTCGGCCGAGGGCGCGGGCACGCGTCCGGGCACCGAGCCCGTCGTGGTCGGTGACGTGGACGACGTGCAGGTGCGTGTCGACGCCAAGGGCAGCGCCCCCGAGGACCTCAAGGTCGCGGTCATCGACCCCGGCACCGAGAAGAAGACCGTCGACCAGGCCCCGAGCATCGACACCGCCCGGACCGCCGCCACCACCGACGACTCGCAGGGCGAGGGCGACGCCGGCGAGGAGGGTGACACCGACACCGACGCCGTCGAGCTGGCAGCCGCGACCACCGCGAAGCCCAAGATCTTCTCGCGCCGCCAGTGGGGCGCCAACGAGGAGCTGCGTGACCGCGGGTCGCTGAGCTACTACGAGGTGCACGGCGGGTTCGTCCACCACACGGTGAACTCCAACAACTACAAGGCCAACCAGGTCGACGACATCATCCGCTCGATCTACGCGTACCACACCAGGTCGCGCGGCTGGAGCGACATCGGCTACAACTTCCTGGTCGACAAGTTCGGCCGCATCTGGGAGGGCCGCGCCGGCGGTGTCGACCGTCCGGTCGTCGGTGCCCACACGCTGGGCTACAACTCCCACTCCTTCGCCGGCTCCGCGATCGGCAACTTCGAGAGCGGACGGCCGTCGGGGAAGATGATCGACGCCTTCGCCCGGCTGTTCGCCTGGAAGCTGTCGCTGCACGGCGTCAATGCCAAGACCAACAAGGTCTGGATCGCGGGGGACCGGTTCCAGGCCATCAGCGGCCACCGCGACGCGGGCTCGACCGCGTGCCCGGGCCGGTACCTCTACGCGCAGCTGGACCAGATCCGCAACAAGGCGCGCTCCTACCAGAGTGGCTGGGGCGGCCGGAACCTCGACTCCGACCTGGCCGGGGGCGGCGCGCCGGACCTGGTGATGATGCGCAAGAGCGACGGCCAGGGCATGGTCCTGCCGCTGCACCGCACCAAGACCCGGTACTACGCCGGCTCGCCCATCAACACCGGCGTGAGCTTCAGCAACGCCCGCGACGTGCTCAAGGTGGGCGACTGGGACGGCGACGGCCACGGCGACCTGATCATCCGCCGCAAGAGCGACGACAAGCTCTACCTCCACCGCGGCAACGGCAAGGGCAAGTTCTCCGGTGCCACGGTGATCGCGGGCGGCTTCCAGCGCATCGGCAAGCTCGCCGCCGTCGGCGACTTCGACGGTGACGGCCGGCCGGACCTCATCGGCAAGCCGTGGGGCGCGGGCAAGGTCAACCTCTACCGCGGCAACGGGATGAACGGCGTCCACTCCGGCTACCGGATCTACCGCGCCGTGAGCGGCTCGCCGGTGCCGATCGGCCGGTGGAACCGGGGCGGCGCGCCGGACGTGCTGCTGCGCAACGGGAGCAGCCTGACGGCCTACCTCGGCAACGGGCCGGGGGGCTACGTCGCCCGCCGCAACGTCAACTTCGACCCGAGCCGCTACAACGCCTTCGTCGGGGTGCACAACTTCGGCAAGGGTCCGCACTCGGACGTGATCGCGCGGGAGAAGGGCACTCACGAGCTGTACTTCATCCCGGCCAGCTACAGCGGCTCGTTCAAGAGCCGCATCCAGCTGGGGAAGAAGCTCGCGGACTACCGCAAGATCAGCTGA
- the glf gene encoding UDP-galactopyranose mutase: protein MSTPAATPSSGPDLLVVGAGFFGLTVAERCAAELGLKVVVIDRRSHIGGNAYSEKEPETGVEVHKYGAHLFHTSNERVWEYVNRFTSFTNYQHRVFGKYQGQVYSLPMNLALINQFFGHSHTPDEARALIAEQASEFDTDEATNLEEKAISLIGRPLYEAFIKGYTAKQWQTDPTELSADIITRLPVRYTFDNRWFNDTHEGLPVDGYTAWLERMADHPNIEVRLDTDFFEAGHEFSVDEVKGRVPIVYTGPVDEYFGHREGRLSWRTVDLEESVEDVDDFQGTGVVNYNDQEVPYTRIIEFQHFHPERVKTHLPGKTVIVHEYSRFAEEGDEPYYPINTAEDREKLLKYRDLAAKEPQVLFGGRLGTYKYLDMHMAIGSALSMYDNKLKPHFAEGEPLKSGGVDQ, encoded by the coding sequence GTGTCCACCCCTGCTGCTACCCCCTCGTCAGGACCCGACCTGCTCGTGGTCGGTGCCGGTTTCTTCGGCCTCACCGTCGCTGAGCGCTGCGCCGCCGAGCTCGGCCTCAAGGTGGTGGTGATCGACCGGCGCTCCCACATCGGCGGCAACGCCTACAGCGAGAAGGAGCCCGAGACCGGGGTGGAGGTGCACAAGTACGGCGCGCACCTGTTCCACACCTCCAACGAGCGCGTGTGGGAGTACGTCAACCGGTTCACCTCCTTCACCAACTACCAGCACCGGGTCTTCGGCAAGTACCAGGGCCAGGTCTACTCGCTGCCGATGAACCTGGCGCTGATCAACCAGTTCTTCGGGCACTCCCACACCCCGGACGAGGCGCGCGCGCTGATCGCCGAGCAGGCCAGCGAGTTCGACACCGACGAGGCGACCAACCTCGAGGAGAAGGCGATCAGCCTGATCGGTCGCCCGCTGTACGAGGCCTTCATCAAGGGCTACACCGCCAAGCAGTGGCAGACCGACCCGACCGAGCTCAGCGCCGACATCATCACCCGGCTGCCGGTGCGCTACACCTTCGACAACCGGTGGTTCAACGACACCCACGAGGGCCTGCCGGTCGACGGCTACACGGCCTGGCTGGAGCGGATGGCGGACCACCCCAACATCGAGGTCCGGCTCGACACCGACTTCTTCGAGGCCGGCCACGAGTTCAGCGTCGACGAGGTCAAGGGCCGGGTCCCGATCGTCTACACCGGACCCGTCGACGAGTACTTCGGTCACCGCGAGGGGCGCCTGTCATGGCGCACCGTGGACCTGGAGGAGAGCGTGGAGGACGTCGACGACTTCCAGGGCACCGGCGTGGTCAACTACAACGACCAAGAGGTCCCCTACACCCGCATCATCGAGTTCCAGCACTTCCACCCCGAGCGCGTGAAGACCCACCTGCCCGGCAAGACGGTGATCGTGCACGAGTACAGCCGCTTCGCCGAGGAGGGCGACGAGCCGTACTACCCGATCAACACCGCCGAGGACCGCGAGAAGCTGCTGAAGTACCGCGACCTGGCGGCCAAGGAGCCGCAGGTCCTCTTCGGTGGCCGGCTCGGCACCTACAAGTACCTCGACATGCACATGGCCATCGGGTCGGCGCTGTCGATGTATGACAACAAGCTCAAGCCCCACTTCGCCGAGGGGGAGCCGTTGAAGAGTGGAGGAGTCGACCAGTGA